The Streptomyces spororaveus genome includes a region encoding these proteins:
- a CDS encoding protein kinase domain-containing protein, protein MAPEPDGNGAGMTDGPEHWGAGGLVGDGRYRMTHRLGRGGMAEVFAAEDVRLGRTVAVKLLRADLAEDPVSKARFTREAQSVAGLNHHAVVAVYDSGEDKVGPNTVPYIVMELVEGRTIRDLLLSAEAPGPEQALIITSGVLEALAYSHQHGIVHRDIKPANVIITETGAVKVMDFGIARALHGAQSTMTQTGMVMGTPQYLSPEQALGKAVDHRSDLYATGCLLYELLALRPPFTGETPLSVVYQHVQDAPVPPSQLPEGGHLPQELDGLVMRSLAKDPDDRFQSAEEMRGLVQYALQMLHDQGPNTGTWSTGPVTMALPHGRGGAAATTAMPVSGSGGQQQYGAHASTSQFQQPMVPSLNPDDGSAFPGGHGVAGNGGYDGYDGYDDRGGGGGRWKAWLFAVLAIVAVLGGVAYAVNTVGKGDKKKPETTQSTPGDQPSKSPAPSLTTAPQTQDNSPATNDSSPLPTRTRSQTFSQSPTATATHSPTGTTSPTATATTKPTTSTSPKPSTTPTKPTETGGGGGGPAGPGGGGTNSEE, encoded by the coding sequence ATGGCACCCGAACCCGATGGAAACGGCGCCGGGATGACCGATGGTCCTGAGCACTGGGGCGCCGGCGGCCTGGTGGGAGACGGCCGTTACCGGATGACGCACCGGCTGGGACGCGGCGGCATGGCCGAGGTGTTCGCGGCCGAGGACGTCCGCCTGGGCCGGACCGTCGCCGTGAAGCTGCTGCGCGCGGACCTCGCCGAGGACCCGGTGTCCAAGGCCCGCTTCACGCGTGAGGCCCAGTCGGTCGCCGGACTCAACCACCACGCCGTCGTCGCCGTGTACGACTCCGGCGAGGACAAGGTCGGCCCGAACACCGTTCCGTACATCGTCATGGAGCTCGTCGAGGGCCGCACCATCCGGGACCTCCTGCTCAGTGCCGAGGCCCCGGGGCCCGAGCAGGCGCTCATCATCACCTCGGGCGTGCTCGAGGCGCTCGCGTACTCGCACCAGCACGGCATCGTGCACCGCGACATCAAGCCGGCGAACGTCATCATCACCGAGACCGGCGCGGTCAAGGTGATGGACTTCGGCATCGCCCGCGCTCTGCATGGCGCCCAGTCGACGATGACCCAGACCGGCATGGTCATGGGCACCCCGCAGTACCTGTCGCCCGAACAGGCCCTCGGCAAGGCCGTCGACCACCGCTCCGACCTGTACGCGACCGGCTGCCTGCTGTACGAACTGCTCGCGCTGCGTCCCCCGTTCACCGGCGAGACCCCGCTGTCGGTGGTCTACCAGCACGTCCAGGACGCGCCGGTGCCGCCCTCGCAGCTGCCGGAGGGCGGCCACCTCCCGCAGGAACTCGACGGCCTGGTCATGCGCTCCCTCGCCAAGGACCCGGACGACCGGTTCCAGAGCGCCGAGGAGATGCGCGGACTGGTGCAGTACGCGCTCCAGATGCTGCACGACCAGGGGCCGAACACCGGCACCTGGAGCACCGGCCCGGTCACCATGGCCCTGCCGCACGGGCGCGGCGGCGCCGCCGCGACCACGGCCATGCCCGTGAGCGGGAGCGGCGGCCAGCAGCAGTACGGGGCGCACGCCTCGACCTCGCAGTTCCAGCAGCCGATGGTGCCCTCGCTGAACCCGGACGACGGCTCGGCCTTCCCCGGCGGTCACGGCGTGGCCGGCAACGGCGGCTACGACGGATACGACGGCTACGACGACCGCGGTGGCGGCGGCGGCCGCTGGAAGGCATGGCTGTTCGCGGTCCTCGCGATCGTCGCGGTCCTCGGCGGCGTGGCCTATGCGGTCAACACCGTGGGCAAGGGCGACAAGAAGAAGCCGGAGACCACCCAGAGCACCCCGGGCGACCAGCCGAGCAAGTCCCCGGCGCCGAGCCTCACCACCGCGCCGCAGACCCAGGACAACTCCCCGGCCACCAACGACAGTTCGCCCCTGCCGACCCGTACCCGGTCGCAGACCTTCAGCCAGTCGCCGACGGCCACCGCGACGCACTCGCCGACGGGTACGACCTCGCCGACCGCCACGGCGACGACGAAGCCCACGACGAGCACGTCGCCGAAGCCCTCGACGACGCCGACGAAGCCGACGGAGACGGGCGGTGGCGGCGGCGGGCCCGCCGGCCCCGGCGGTGGCGGTACCAACTCGGAAGAGTGA
- a CDS encoding dihydrolipoamide acetyltransferase family protein, whose product MTIREFKMPDVGEGLTEAEILKWYVQPGDTVTDGQVVCEVETAKAAVELPIPFDGVVHALLFEEGTTVDVGQVIISVQTGEAEAPAPAAAAVEAAPAAAEPAPAARQPVLVGYGVSESSTKRRPRKAAPAAAVAAQNGTTAPVAAPAAPAAPAPLPAVPAQPAGERPLAKPPVRKLAKDLGIDLASVVPSGDGGVVTREDVHAAAAAAITPQAAAPAAAPAAAPAAPAAPVAVAAAPVADASARETRIPVKGVRKVTAQAMVGSAFTAPHVTEFITFDVTRTMKLVQELKADPDLAGLRINPLLLIAKAVLVAIRRNPDVNASWDEAAQEIVLKHYVNLGIAAATPRGLIVPNIKDAHAKSLGELSESLSSLVATARDGKTSPADMQNGTITITNVGVFGVDTGTPILNPGESAILAVGAIKLQPWVHKGKVKPRHVTTLALSFDHRLIDGELGSRFLADIAAVLEHPRRLITWS is encoded by the coding sequence ATGACCATCCGCGAATTCAAGATGCCCGATGTGGGCGAAGGCCTCACCGAGGCCGAGATCCTCAAGTGGTACGTCCAGCCGGGTGACACGGTCACCGACGGCCAGGTCGTCTGCGAGGTCGAGACGGCCAAGGCCGCCGTGGAACTGCCGATCCCGTTCGACGGTGTCGTGCACGCCCTCCTCTTCGAGGAGGGCACCACGGTCGACGTCGGCCAGGTGATCATCTCGGTGCAGACCGGCGAGGCCGAGGCTCCGGCCCCCGCCGCCGCTGCCGTGGAGGCGGCCCCGGCCGCCGCCGAGCCGGCCCCGGCCGCCCGCCAGCCCGTCCTGGTCGGCTACGGGGTCTCCGAGTCCTCCACCAAGCGCCGCCCGCGCAAGGCCGCCCCCGCGGCCGCCGTGGCCGCGCAGAACGGCACGACGGCCCCGGTGGCCGCCCCCGCGGCTCCGGCCGCACCGGCGCCGCTTCCCGCCGTCCCGGCGCAGCCGGCCGGTGAGCGGCCGCTGGCCAAGCCGCCGGTGCGCAAGCTCGCCAAGGACCTCGGCATCGACCTGGCCTCGGTGGTGCCCAGCGGCGACGGCGGGGTCGTGACCCGGGAGGACGTCCACGCGGCGGCCGCCGCGGCGATCACCCCGCAGGCCGCCGCTCCCGCGGCGGCTCCGGCCGCCGCCCCGGCCGCCCCGGCGGCGCCCGTCGCGGTGGCCGCGGCCCCCGTGGCCGACGCCTCGGCGCGGGAGACCCGTATCCCGGTCAAGGGCGTGCGCAAGGTCACCGCGCAGGCCATGGTGGGCTCGGCCTTCACCGCGCCGCACGTCACCGAGTTCATCACCTTCGACGTGACGCGCACGATGAAGCTGGTCCAGGAGCTCAAGGCCGACCCGGACCTCGCGGGGCTGCGGATCAACCCGCTGCTGCTCATCGCGAAGGCCGTGCTGGTGGCCATCCGCCGCAACCCGGACGTCAACGCGTCCTGGGACGAGGCGGCCCAGGAGATCGTGCTCAAGCACTACGTCAACCTGGGCATCGCGGCGGCCACCCCGCGCGGGCTGATCGTCCCGAACATCAAGGACGCGCACGCCAAGTCCCTCGGCGAGCTGTCGGAGTCCCTGTCCTCGCTGGTCGCCACGGCCCGTGACGGCAAGACCTCCCCGGCGGACATGCAGAACGGCACGATCACCATCACCAACGTCGGCGTCTTCGGCGTCGACACCGGTACGCCGATCCTGAACCCGGGCGAGTCCGCGATCCTCGCGGTCGGCGCGATCAAGCTGCAGCCGTGGGTCCACAAGGGCAAGGTCAAGCCGCGCCACGTCACCACCCTGGCGCTGTCGTTCGACCACCGTCTGATCGACGGCGAGCTCGGCTCCCGCTTCCTGGCCGACATCGCGGCGGTCCTGGAACACCCCCGCCGCCTGATCACCTGGTCGTAG
- a CDS encoding protein kinase domain-containing protein, giving the protein MSQDGTQGQYAGGSLAGGRYQLRDLLGAGGMASVYLAYDSALDRQVAIKTLHSDLGREQSFRERFRREAQAVAKLSHTNIVSVFDTGEGEVTFGGAGGGDGAVMPYIVMEYVEGQPLGSVLEADIRQYGAMPADKALKVTADVLAALETSHEMGLVHRDIKPGNVMVNKRGVVKVMDFGIARAMQSGVTSMTQTGMVVGTPQYLSPEQALGRGVDARSDLYSVGIMLFQLLTGRIPFDADSPLAIAYAHVQEEPVAPSSVNRSLTPAMDALVARALKKNPNERFPTAAAMGDEVARVLGSGQTGAPVIVQGQGPLSSGAGVASAVFPPVESGYQAPPQSVQQPYQAPHTPPPAPYAPTPAPQQHAQGGYAYPHTPPPQQQYAPQTPPPYTISPTGAGSGAGSSAAGGAGKRNMPVLVGAIAVALLAVGGLIAAISMNGDDKDKGGTTADPGSSTAASASAKAGFKGPDTTRTIDPKKCSEPVKHYSEAGKYMAPDLKYKNLLSVKECIQASGGKYKIETKDEAVYGKDTVLFQSPAAGEKINKEGTEYTLTVSTGNPE; this is encoded by the coding sequence ATGAGCCAGGACGGCACTCAGGGCCAGTACGCGGGCGGCTCTCTGGCCGGTGGCCGTTACCAGCTAAGGGACTTGCTCGGTGCGGGCGGCATGGCGTCCGTGTACCTGGCGTACGACTCGGCCCTCGACCGGCAGGTCGCCATCAAGACGCTCCACAGCGACCTCGGCCGGGAGCAGTCCTTCCGCGAGCGTTTCCGCCGCGAGGCCCAGGCTGTAGCGAAACTGTCGCACACGAACATCGTCTCGGTGTTCGACACCGGCGAGGGCGAAGTGACGTTCGGCGGCGCCGGCGGCGGCGACGGCGCGGTGATGCCGTACATCGTCATGGAGTACGTCGAGGGCCAGCCGCTCGGCTCGGTGCTGGAGGCGGACATCCGCCAGTACGGGGCCATGCCGGCGGACAAGGCCCTGAAGGTGACGGCCGATGTGCTGGCCGCCCTGGAGACCAGCCACGAGATGGGGCTCGTCCACCGCGACATCAAGCCCGGCAACGTCATGGTGAACAAGCGCGGCGTGGTCAAGGTCATGGACTTCGGCATCGCCCGCGCCATGCAGTCGGGGGTCACCTCGATGACCCAGACCGGCATGGTCGTCGGCACCCCGCAGTACCTCTCGCCCGAGCAGGCGCTGGGGCGCGGGGTCGACGCCCGTTCCGACCTCTACTCGGTCGGCATCATGCTGTTCCAGCTGCTGACCGGGCGGATCCCGTTCGACGCGGACTCGCCGCTGGCCATCGCGTACGCCCACGTGCAGGAGGAGCCGGTCGCCCCGTCCTCCGTCAACCGCTCGCTCACCCCGGCGATGGACGCGCTGGTGGCGCGGGCCCTGAAGAAGAACCCGAACGAGCGTTTCCCCACGGCCGCGGCCATGGGCGACGAGGTCGCGCGGGTGCTGGGCTCCGGGCAGACCGGGGCGCCGGTCATCGTCCAGGGCCAGGGGCCTCTGAGCAGTGGCGCGGGCGTGGCCTCGGCCGTGTTCCCGCCGGTGGAGTCCGGGTACCAGGCGCCCCCGCAGTCGGTGCAGCAGCCGTACCAGGCCCCGCACACCCCGCCGCCGGCCCCGTACGCGCCGACTCCGGCCCCCCAGCAGCACGCGCAGGGCGGCTACGCCTACCCGCACACGCCCCCGCCGCAGCAGCAGTACGCGCCGCAGACCCCGCCGCCGTACACGATCTCCCCGACGGGCGCGGGGTCCGGCGCGGGCTCGTCCGCGGCGGGCGGCGCCGGCAAGCGGAACATGCCGGTGCTCGTCGGCGCGATCGCGGTGGCCCTGCTGGCCGTCGGCGGTCTGATCGCCGCGATCTCGATGAACGGCGACGACAAGGACAAGGGAGGGACGACGGCGGACCCCGGGAGCTCCACGGCCGCCTCCGCGTCCGCGAAGGCCGGGTTCAAGGGTCCGGACACCACGCGCACGATCGACCCGAAGAAGTGCTCGGAGCCGGTGAAGCACTACAGCGAGGCCGGCAAGTACATGGCGCCGGACCTGAAGTACAAGAACCTGCTCTCCGTGAAGGAGTGCATCCAGGCCTCGGGCGGCAAGTACAAGATCGAAACGAAGGACGAGGCCGTGTACGGCAAGGACACGGTGCTCTTCCAGTCCCCGGCCGCCGGGGAAAAGATCAACAAGGAAGGCACGGAGTACACGCTGACCGTGTCGACCGGCAACCCCGAATAG
- a CDS encoding response regulator, whose amino-acid sequence MREDGKIKVFLLDDHEVVRRGVHELLSVEEDIEIVGEAGTAADALVRIPATRPDVAILDVRLPDGSGVEVCREVRSQDEDVRCLMLTSFADDEALFDAIMAGASGYVLKAIRGNELLSAVRDVAAGKSLLDQVATARVLERLRDGGRNGGDDRLANLTEQERKILDLIGEGLTNRVIGERLHLAEKTIKNYVSSLLSKLGMERRSQAAAYVARLQAERR is encoded by the coding sequence GTGCGCGAAGACGGAAAAATCAAGGTATTCCTCCTGGACGACCACGAAGTGGTACGTCGGGGCGTCCACGAGCTCTTGTCGGTCGAAGAGGACATCGAGATCGTCGGCGAGGCGGGTACCGCGGCCGACGCCCTCGTGCGCATCCCCGCCACCCGTCCGGACGTGGCCATCCTGGACGTGCGGCTGCCGGACGGCAGCGGGGTGGAGGTCTGCCGCGAGGTGCGCTCGCAGGACGAGGACGTCCGGTGCCTGATGCTGACCTCCTTCGCCGACGACGAGGCGCTGTTCGACGCGATCATGGCCGGGGCCTCCGGTTACGTGCTCAAGGCGATCCGCGGCAATGAGCTGCTGAGCGCCGTACGCGATGTCGCCGCCGGCAAGTCCCTGCTCGACCAGGTCGCCACCGCCCGCGTACTGGAGCGGCTGCGCGACGGCGGCAGGAACGGGGGCGACGACCGCCTCGCCAACCTCACCGAGCAGGAGCGGAAGATCCTCGACCTGATCGGCGAGGGCCTGACCAACCGCGTGATCGGCGAGCGGCTGCACCTGGCCGAGAAAACGATCAAGAACTACGTCTCCAGCCTGCTCTCCAAGCTGGGCATGGAGCGCCGCTCCCAGGCCGCCGCCTACGTGGCCCGCCTGCAGGCCGAACGGCGCTGA
- the pdhA gene encoding pyruvate dehydrogenase (acetyl-transferring) E1 component subunit alpha — MTVESTAARKPRRSSGTKRAAGAANAAAKPAAATAQTQDVVPQLVQLLTPEGDRVDNAENAEFAPFVADITTEDLRGLYRDMVMTRRFDGEATALQRQGELGLWASLLGQEAAQIGSGRALNDDDYVFPTYREHGVAWCRGVDPTNLLGMFRGVNHGGWDPNTNNFHLYTIVIGSQTLHATGYAMGVAKDGADSAVIAYFGDGASSQGDVAEAFTFSAVYNSPVVFFCQNNQWAISEPTERQMRVPLYQRAQGFGFPGVRVDGNDVLACLAVTRWALDRARRGEGPTLVEAFTYRMGAHTTSDDPTKYRRDEETAAWEAKDPILRLKAHLLATGGADEAFFTELEAESEAMGKRVREAVRAMPDPDTMAIFENVYADGHALVDEERAQFAAYLASFEEGH; from the coding sequence GTGACCGTGGAGAGCACTGCCGCGCGCAAGCCGCGACGCAGCAGCGGCACCAAGCGGGCGGCAGGCGCGGCGAACGCCGCCGCCAAGCCCGCCGCTGCCACCGCGCAGACGCAGGATGTCGTACCTCAGCTCGTACAGCTGCTGACGCCCGAAGGGGACCGCGTCGACAACGCGGAGAACGCCGAGTTCGCCCCCTTCGTCGCCGACATCACCACCGAGGACCTGCGCGGGCTGTACCGCGACATGGTCATGACCCGCCGCTTCGACGGTGAGGCGACCGCCCTGCAGCGTCAGGGCGAGCTGGGCCTGTGGGCCTCGCTCCTCGGGCAGGAGGCCGCGCAGATCGGCTCCGGCCGGGCGCTGAACGACGACGACTACGTCTTCCCGACGTACCGCGAGCACGGCGTGGCCTGGTGCCGCGGGGTCGACCCGACCAACCTGCTCGGCATGTTCCGCGGTGTGAACCACGGCGGCTGGGACCCGAACACCAACAACTTCCACCTCTACACGATCGTGATCGGCTCGCAGACGCTGCACGCGACCGGTTACGCGATGGGTGTGGCCAAGGACGGCGCGGACTCCGCGGTCATCGCCTACTTCGGCGACGGCGCGTCCAGCCAGGGCGACGTCGCGGAGGCGTTCACCTTCTCCGCCGTCTACAACTCCCCCGTGGTGTTCTTCTGCCAGAACAACCAGTGGGCGATCTCCGAGCCGACCGAGCGCCAGATGCGCGTGCCGCTCTACCAGCGCGCGCAGGGCTTCGGCTTCCCGGGCGTCCGCGTCGACGGCAACGACGTGCTGGCCTGCCTGGCCGTGACCCGCTGGGCCCTGGACCGGGCCCGCCGCGGTGAGGGCCCGACCCTGGTCGAGGCGTTCACGTACCGCATGGGCGCGCACACCACCTCCGACGACCCGACGAAGTACCGGCGGGACGAGGAGACGGCGGCCTGGGAGGCCAAGGACCCGATCCTGCGCCTGAAGGCCCACCTGCTGGCCACCGGAGGCGCCGACGAGGCGTTCTTCACGGAGCTGGAGGCGGAGAGCGAGGCGATGGGCAAGCGCGTGCGCGAGGCCGTGCGCGCCATGCCCGACCCGGACACCATGGCGATCTTCGAGAACGTCTACGCGGACGGGCACGCGCTCGTCGACGAGGAGCGCGCCCAGTTCGCCGCCTACCTCGCGTCCTTCGAGGAGGGTCACTGA
- a CDS encoding alpha-ketoacid dehydrogenase subunit beta, translating into MAVEKMSIAKALNESLRKALEQDPKVLIMGEDVGKLGGVFRITDGLQKDFGEERVIDTPLAESGIVGTAIGLALRGYRPVVEIQFDGFVFPAYDQIVTQLAKMHARALGKVKMPVVVRIPYAGGIGAVEHHSESPEALFAHVPGLKVVSPSNASDAYWMLQQAILSDDPVIFFEPKRRYWDKGEVDFDAIPGELHKARVSREGSDVTLAAYGPMVKVCLEAAAAAAEEGKSVEVLDLRSMSPVDFDGIQASVEKTRRLVVVHEAPVFLGVGAEVAARITERCFYHLEAPVLRVGGFHAPYPPARLEDEYLPGLDRVLDAVDRSLAY; encoded by the coding sequence ATGGCTGTCGAGAAGATGTCTATCGCCAAGGCGCTCAACGAGTCGCTGCGCAAGGCCCTGGAGCAGGACCCCAAGGTCCTGATCATGGGCGAGGACGTCGGCAAGCTGGGCGGTGTCTTCCGGATCACCGACGGCCTGCAGAAGGACTTCGGCGAGGAGCGGGTCATCGACACCCCGCTCGCCGAGTCGGGCATCGTCGGCACCGCGATCGGCCTGGCCCTGCGCGGGTACCGGCCGGTCGTGGAGATCCAGTTCGACGGGTTCGTCTTCCCCGCGTACGACCAGATCGTCACGCAGCTCGCGAAGATGCACGCGCGCGCCCTGGGCAAGGTCAAGATGCCCGTCGTCGTGCGCATCCCGTACGCGGGCGGCATCGGCGCGGTCGAGCACCACAGCGAGTCCCCCGAGGCGCTCTTCGCGCACGTGCCGGGCCTCAAGGTGGTCTCCCCCTCGAACGCGAGCGACGCCTACTGGATGCTCCAGCAGGCGATCCTCAGCGACGACCCGGTGATCTTCTTCGAGCCGAAGCGCCGCTACTGGGACAAGGGCGAGGTCGACTTCGACGCCATCCCCGGTGAGCTGCACAAGGCGCGCGTGAGCCGCGAGGGCTCGGACGTCACCCTGGCCGCCTACGGCCCGATGGTGAAGGTCTGCCTGGAGGCCGCGGCCGCGGCCGCCGAGGAGGGCAAGTCGGTGGAGGTCCTCGACCTGCGCTCGATGTCCCCGGTCGACTTCGACGGGATCCAGGCCTCGGTCGAGAAGACCCGCCGGCTCGTGGTCGTCCACGAGGCGCCGGTCTTCCTCGGCGTGGGCGCGGAGGTCGCCGCTCGCATCACGGAGCGGTGCTTCTACCACCTGGAGGCGCCGGTCCTGCGCGTGGGCGGTTTCCACGCCCCGTACCCGCCGGCCCGCCTGGAGGACGAGTACCTGCCCGGCCTGGACCGGGTGCTCGACGCCGTCGACCGCTCGCTGGCGTACTAG
- a CDS encoding PadR family transcriptional regulator, which yields MSIRHGLLALLERGPRYGSQLRTEFESRTGSTWPLNVGQVYTTLARLERDGLVAPGGEDAAGHTLYAITDAGRTELLQWYERPVDRANPPRDELSIKLAMAVGAPGVDIRAVIQSQRHATIKAMQDYTRLKATALAAVESGRSHERDDVAWLLVLEQLIFQTEAEARWLDHCEARLVRLSLPADRRAAEPEPPQAATAETPTPTPTTRPRRTARTRRG from the coding sequence ATGTCGATCCGTCACGGGCTACTCGCCCTGCTGGAACGGGGTCCTCGGTACGGCTCCCAGCTGCGCACCGAGTTCGAATCCCGCACCGGCTCCACCTGGCCGCTCAACGTCGGGCAGGTGTACACGACCCTCGCCCGTCTCGAACGGGACGGCCTTGTCGCCCCCGGCGGCGAGGACGCCGCCGGCCACACCCTGTACGCCATCACCGACGCCGGGCGCACCGAGCTGCTCCAGTGGTACGAGCGCCCCGTCGACCGGGCCAACCCGCCCCGCGACGAACTGTCCATCAAGCTCGCCATGGCCGTGGGGGCCCCCGGCGTCGACATCCGCGCCGTCATCCAGTCCCAGCGGCACGCCACGATCAAAGCGATGCAGGACTACACCCGGCTCAAGGCCACGGCGCTCGCCGCGGTCGAGAGCGGCCGGTCCCACGAACGCGACGACGTCGCCTGGCTGCTCGTCCTGGAACAGCTGATCTTCCAGACCGAGGCCGAGGCCCGCTGGCTCGACCACTGCGAAGCCCGGCTCGTCCGGCTCTCCCTGCCGGCCGACCGGAGAGCCGCCGAGCCCGAACCGCCCCAGGCCGCCACCGCCGAGACCCCGACCCCGACCCCGACCACCCGGCCCCGTCGTACCGCTCGTACGCGCCGTGGCTGA